The following are encoded in a window of Pelecanus crispus isolate bPelCri1 chromosome 6, bPelCri1.pri, whole genome shotgun sequence genomic DNA:
- the POLE2 gene encoding DNA polymerase epsilon subunit 2: MEPERLRRRLGSAFRLRGLLLRADALKYLTEALQSISEVELDNVIENVIDAVEKQPLSSNMIEQSTVEAAIQECSQASDETIENVFNIIGAFDIPRFIYNSERKKFLPLSMTNFPVPNLFGTARDKAELFRERYSILQQRTHRHELFTPSVVIAHPDDSKSKFQLKTVETLLGNTAKVGEVIVLGMITQLKEGKFFLEDPTGVVQLDLSKAQFHSGLYTESCFVLAEGWYEDEVFHVNAFGFPPTEPSATTRAFYGNVNFFGGPSSASVKASAKLKQLEDENEDAMFVFLSDVWLDQAEVLEKLHTMFSGYSSAPPTCFFFCGNFSSAPYGKNRIQSLKGSLKALADIICEYPSIHKSSRFVFVPGPEDPGPGSILPRPPLAENITEEFRQLVPFSVFTTNPCRIQYCTQEIIIFREDLVNKMCRNCVHFPSSNMDIPNHFVKTILSQGHLTPLPLYVSPVYWAYDYSLRVYPVPDMLVIADKYDPFTVTNTDCLCINPGSFPKSGFSFKVFYPSNKTVEDSKLQGL, encoded by the exons GGATGCTCTGAAGTATCTTACTGAAGCTCTTCAGTCCATCAGTGAAGTAGAACTTGACAATGTAATTGAAAATGTCATCGATGCCGTTGAAAAACAGCCTT tgtcaTCTAATATGATTGAACAATCCACAGTGGAAGCAGCCATCCAAGAATGTAGCCAGGCATCAGATGAAACTAT agaaaatgttttcaacatTATTGGAGCCTTTGATATTCCACGTTTTATTTataattcagaaagaaagaagtttctACC TCTGTCAATGACCAACTTCCCTGTACCAAATTTGTTTGGAACTGCCAGAGATAAAGCGGAGTTGTTTCGTGAACGCTACTCCATCTTACAACAG AGGACTCACAGACATGAGTTGTTTACTCCTTCAGTAGTCATTGCTCATCCTGATGACAGTAAGAGCAAATTCCAG CTTAAAACAGTAGAAACTCTATTGGGCAATACAGCTAAAGTGGGAGAAGTGATTGTGCTTGGGATGATCACTCAGCTCAAGGAG GGGAAATTTTTCCTAGAAGACCCTACAGGAGTCGTCCAGCTAGACCTTAGTAAAGCA CAGTTCCACAGTGGTTTATATACTGAATCGTGCTTTGTTTTGGCAGAAG GTTGGTATGAAGATGAAGTTTTTCATGTGAACGCTTTTGGATTTCCGCCTACTGAGCCTTCTGCTACCACTAG AGCCTTCTATGGGAATGTAAACTTCTTTGGAGGGCCTTCTTCAGCTTCAGTAAAGGCTTCTGCAAAACTAAAGCAGCTGGAGGACGAAAATGAAGATGccatgtttgtatttctttctgatgtGTGGCTGGACCAAGCAGAAGTACTGGAAAAGCTTCACACAATGTTTTCAG GTTATTCCTCTGCACCTCcaacctgctttttcttttgtggaaaTTTTTCGTCTGCACCGTATGGAAAAAATCGAATTCAGTCCCTGAAAG GTTCTTTGAAGGCTCTTGCAGATATTATATGTGAATATCCCAGCATTCATAAAAG TAGCCGATTTGTGTTTGTTCCCGGCCCTGAAGACCCTGGTCCTGGTTCTATTTTACCAAG ACCTCCCCTGGCTGAAAATATTACTGAGGAATTCAGACAGCTGGTgccattttcagttttcaccaCAAATCCTTGCAG GATTCAATATTGCACCCAAGAAATAATTATCTTTCGTGAAGATCTAGTAAACAAAATGTGCAGAAACTGTGTCCACTTCCCTAGCAGCAACATGGATATTCCCAACCAT TTTGTAAAGACTATATTATCTCAAGGACATCTGACGCCACTTCCGCTGTACGTTAGCCCCGTGTACTGGGCCTACGACTATTCCCTGCGGGTATACCCTGTGCCAGATATGCTCGTCATTGCAGATAAATATGACCCGTTCACTGTCACCAACACTGACTGTCTTTGCATAAATCCT gGTTCATTTCCAAAAAGTGGATTTTCATTCAAGGTATTCTACCCCTCCAACAAGACAGTTGAAGACAG CAAGCTTCAGGGCCTCTGA